Sequence from the Maribellus comscasis genome:
CGGGACGGGCCTCGTAAATAGCTTTATGGAAAGGATATTCAGAAGAAGGTTTGTGACGACCTTCGATGGTTCCATCTTTCCGAACGCAAACAATATCCGACGCTCTCAATGAGCCCTTGTCAATTGCTGATGGCGTTACCCAAATATCTCCATTTTCGTCGATTATTGAAATATTTCCTCCGGAGGTAGTTGTTAAACCACTCCGGTAGACTTTGTCAATAATCATGGTTATCTGGTCGCGCGGATGCATCAGCCTGGTATCCAGTTTTTTCATTTATTCATTTTTTTTCTAATCCGGTTTCTACTATAACTTGTTCAGCATTTTCTAAAAATAAAGGTACAAAAAAAGGATACTACTTGTGATTCGTCATCCTGTAGTATCCTTTAAAATTTCTCTAAAGAAATTCTACCTTTTCTCTAAAAATTCTTTTTCATATTGTTGTATTTCAGCAATATAGTCTTCTCCTACGGCAACACCTTCCTGCAAACAATAGTAATCCCAAACCGCACCAAAAGGCTTGGTTTTCAGCTCCTCCAGCAACGCCAAACGCTCAAAATTATGCCCGGCTTCTTCATATTGAATTAATTTTGAAGTCGGCTCCAACATGGCAATCATAAATGCTTTTTGTGCGGCACGTGTTCCAACTACATAAGCTCCGATACGGTTGATGGAAGCATCAAAAAAGTCTAGACCAATATTTACACGGCTCAGGAAATTATTGCGTACAATTTCCGAAGCAATTAACTGAACATCTTCATTTAAGGTTACCACGTGATCCGAATCCCAACGAATCGGGCGGGTTACATGAAGTAAAACCTCATCTAAAAACTGAAGACATGCAGATATTTTATCTCCTACCTGTTCCGTTGGATGGAAATGACCATTATCCAAACAAATAAGTTTATTGTTTTTAATGGCGTATCCCAGATAAAAGTCGTGTGAGCCAACCGTCATCGATTCTACACCAATTCCAAAAAGTTTACTTTCAACTGCATCTTTCATGTGTTCCTTTGGATAATCAATTGCCATTGCTTCATCCAATGATTTTTTCAAAAGAACACGATGTCCGTTTCGGTCAACCGGAACGTCTTTCGAGCCATCGGGAATCCAGGTGTTGTGCACACACGGGGTCCCCAACTGTTTTCCAGCTTCCGCAGAAATGGCACGGCAACGTTTTACATGTTCCACCCAAAACCGGCGGTTTTCTTCATTTTTACTTGAGAGCGTAAAACCGTCTGCAGCGCGGTCGTGTGAAAAACAGGTGGCGTTAAAATCCATTCCAATACCTTGCGCTTTACACCAATCAATCCAACTCTGAAAATGTTTAACTTCAATTTCATCGCGATCCACTTTCTCACCTTGAAAATCGCCGTAGATAGCATGTAAATTCAAACGTTGTTTTCCAGGAAGAAGTGATAAAACCTTCTCTAAATCAGCTCGCATTTGTTCTATTGTCGTGGCTTTCCCCGGATAATTTCCCGTAGCCTGAATTCCACCTGAAAGTTCACCATCAGCAGTTTCAAAACCACCAACATCATCGGTTTGCCAACAATGGAGAGAAATATTTACGTCTTTCATTTTTTGCAAAACCTCATCGGTGTTTACACCAAGTTCTGCGTATAGTTCTTTGGCCAGCAAATAGGCCTTTTCAACATTTTCTTTCTTCATAATTTCTATCCTGTTACTATTTTATTCTTTCTACACTTCAATTAAAGCGCATAACTAAATTGATATGTTCCGGAGCCCAGTGTAAGGGAAACTCCTTTTTCAACTTGTTCTGCTTTTTTATCGGTTGCTTTAAGCGGCTGAGTATTCAGCGTCACATTATCCAGCGAAGCTCCCGGAAGAACTACTGTAGCGCTTGTATTTGCAGGAATAACTACTTTATAAACCATCGTATTTCCTTCTATTTCCCAACCTGATTCTATTTTACCATATAACGACTTATACTGAACCTGAGCATTTGTTAATCCGCCACCGGGATGTGGAGCCAGGGTAAAATGTTTATAGCCGGGTGATTGAGCATCGATATTTAACCCGGAAACATAAGTATACAACCACTCACCGATAGCTCCGTATGCATAGTGGTTAAAGCTGTTCATACCAACACTCTGAAATGTCCCGTCAGGTTTTTGACCATCCCAGCGTTCCCATATAGTAGTTGCTCCCTGCGTTACCGGATATAACCACGAGGGATACGCTTTGCGGTTCAGCAACATAAAAGCTAAATCAGCAA
This genomic interval carries:
- a CDS encoding L-rhamnose isomerase, with the translated sequence MKKENVEKAYLLAKELYAELGVNTDEVLQKMKDVNISLHCWQTDDVGGFETADGELSGGIQATGNYPGKATTIEQMRADLEKVLSLLPGKQRLNLHAIYGDFQGEKVDRDEIEVKHFQSWIDWCKAQGIGMDFNATCFSHDRAADGFTLSSKNEENRRFWVEHVKRCRAISAEAGKQLGTPCVHNTWIPDGSKDVPVDRNGHRVLLKKSLDEAMAIDYPKEHMKDAVESKLFGIGVESMTVGSHDFYLGYAIKNNKLICLDNGHFHPTEQVGDKISACLQFLDEVLLHVTRPIRWDSDHVVTLNEDVQLIASEIVRNNFLSRVNIGLDFFDASINRIGAYVVGTRAAQKAFMIAMLEPTSKLIQYEEAGHNFERLALLEELKTKPFGAVWDYYCLQEGVAVGEDYIAEIQQYEKEFLEKR